TGGAGACCCTGGAGGAAGCGAAATTCGCCTGCACGCACCCGGACCTGGCCTCGCTGCAGATCATCTTCAACCTGTTCCGCCAGGACGCCATTACCGAGCTGTTCCCGCTGGCCATGGAGAAGAACGTCGGCATCATCGTCCGGCTACCGCTGGCCAGCGGCGTGCTGGCGGGCAAGATGCATGCCGGCCAGACCTTTGCGGACACGGACCATCGCCAGTACAACCGTAACGGCGAAGCCTTCAGCCAGGGTGAAACCTTCTCCGGGCTTCCCTTCGAGACCGCCGTCGAACTGGCGGACGCGCTGAAACCGCTGGTACCGGAAGGCATGGACCTGGCGCAGATGGCGATGCGGTGGATCCTGGACCACCCCGCCGTCACCACGGTCATCGCCGGCGCCAGCCGGCCGGACCAGGTCACACGCAACGCGGCGGCCAGCGATCTCCCTGCCCTGGGCGAGGCGCTGCACGCGGAACTGGCGGCGTTCTACCACCAGCGCGTGCGTGAGCAGATCCGCGTCCCGGTCTGATCCCGGCCCGGCTGACGGCAAGCTCCCCGCGGCAATGACAGCGTTGTACACTGTGTCCCGGCTCGAACCCAACAACAACGAAAAGGAGAATTGAACATGCCCCGTCTCCACCTGCTGCTCGCCGGCCTGCTCATGCTCGCGACCAGCCCCGGCACCCTGGCCGAACAGACCTTCAGCGACGCGCCGGAAACCATGGCCGGCGCGCCAACGCTGTCCCAGCTCAGCGTCGACGGCAATCGGTTTATCAATGCGGACGGCGACACCGTCGTCCTGCGCGGCCTGTCGCTGTCCGACCCCTGGCACCTGGAGCGCCAGGGCCACTGGAACCGCGCCTACTTCGAAGCCGCCCGCGCATGGAACGCCGAACTGGTGCGCATCCCGGTGCACCCGGGCTGGTGGCGCGAAGCCGGTCACGAGCAATACCTGCAATGGCTCGACCAGGGCGTGCAATGGGCCGGCGAACTCGGCATGTACGTCATCATCGACTGGCACACCATCGGCAACCCGCTGACCGGTGTGCCACACCGCCCCAACTACCTGACCACACAGGAAGAAACCTATTATTTCTGGCACCTGGTTGCCAACCGCTACCGCGGCAACCCGGTGGTCGCCTTCTACGAACTGTTCAACGAGCCAACCAACCGCGGCGGCGAAATGGGCCGGCTGCCGTGGCCGGAGTACAAGGCCTACATCGAGGGCCTGGTCGACATGATCTTCCACATCGATGACACCGCCATCCCGCTGGTGGCCGGCTTCGACTGGGCCTATTCACTGGAGCACGTGCGCGACGACCCGATCGATTTCGACGGCATCGCCTATGTCTCCCACCCCTATCCGCAGAAGCGCGAGCCGCCCTGGCAGAACCAGTGGGAGGCCGACTGGGGCTATGTCGCCGACACCTACCCCGTCATCGTTACCGAGTTCGGCTACATGGCCGAGGGAGACCGGGGCGCGCATATCCCGGTCCTGGGCGACGACACCTACGGTAAGGCCATCACCGACTACATGGCGGACAAGGGCATTTCCTGGACCGCCTGGGTCTTCGACCCGAGATGGACCCCCAACCTGTTCACCGACTGGGACTACACCCCGACAATGCAGGGTGAATTCTTCAAAAAGGTACTCGCGCAATGAACGCTCTGAAAACACTGACGCTGACTTTTTCCCTGGCCGCGCTGGCCGCCCCTGTACGGGCGAGTGATGAGCCACCCGCATTGAAGGATGTCTTCAAAGACGACTTCCACATCGGCGTCGCACTGGGCGAGCACCAGATCCTGGGCAAGGAACCCGGCACCCTGGGCCTGGTCGCGCGACAGTTCAACGCGGTAACGGCCGAGAACGTCATGAAATGGGCCGAGCTTCAGCCCGTCGAGGGCGAGTATGACTGGGCCGCTGCCGACGCCATGGTCGACTTCGCCGCCGACAATGACATGTACGTCACCGGCCACACCCTGCTGTGGCACCAGCAGACCCCGGAATGGGTGTTCCAGGACGCCGATGGCAACCCGGCCAGCCGCGAGTTGCTGCTGCAACGCCTGGAGAACCATATCCAGGCCGTGGTCGGGCGCTACAAGGACCGGGTGCGTTCCTGGGACGTGGTCAACGAGGCGGTCAACGATGACGGCAGCATGCGCGACACGCCGTGGTACCGCATCCTGGGCGAGGACTACGTGACCCAGGCCTTTCGCCTGGCCGCCGAGGCCGACCCCACCGCCACCCTGCTCTACAACGACTACAGCCTGTTCGTGCCGGCCAAGCGCGACGGCGTGGTGCGGCTGATGAAGCAGGTGCAGGCGGCCGGGGTCAAGGTCGACGGCGTGGGCCTGCAGGGCCACTACGGCCTGGACCACCCCGAGGACATGCAGGACCTGGCCGACTCGATCGAGGCCTTCGCCGCGCTGGGGCTGGACTCTTCCATTACAGAACTGGATATCGCGGTGCTGCCGTTCCCGTCACAGGACCACTGGGGCGCCGACCTGGACGTGAACATGGAACTGAACCAGCAATACAACCCCTACACCCAGAACTTGCCCGACGACATCGCCGCCGCGCAGGCCGAGCGCTTTCGCCTGGTATTCGAGGTGCTGCTGGCGCATGCCGACACCGTCGAGCGCGTGACCTTCTGGGGCGTGCACGATGGCCACAGCTGGAAGAACGGCTGGCCCATGGCCGGGCGCACCGACTACCCGCTGCTGTTCGACCGCCAGCTTCAGCCGAAGCCGGCGTTCTGGTCCGTCGTGGGACTGAAAGGCGTCAGCCCGCCGTCTCCGTGACATCCGCGGCGCCGGTGGTGAGCCGGCGCTGCGCCAGGTCCTGTTCGATGCGCGATTCCATCGCCTTGTTGATCTGGTAGAAGCACATCAGGCCGACGCCGATAAAGAACGGTAGCGAGGCATAGACGCTGACCGCCATCTGGATGCCGCTCACGGTTTCTGCCGACTGGCTGGCCAACGCGGCGTCGTAGCCGTAATGGGCCAGGATGCCAGCGACCAGTGATCCGCCCACCGCAAGGCCCACTTTCAGCCCGCAGATCATGGCCGAGAACACGATGGCCGTGGCGCGGCGGTGATGCTTCCACTCCGAGAAGTCAGCGACATCGGCAATCATCGCCCAAAGCAGCGGAATGGTGATGCCGTAGAAGAAGCCGTGCAGCACCTGGGCGCCGAACACCAGGCCCATGGCGTCGGGCGGAAACCACCAGAACACCAGGATAAACAGCGTGGAGACGAACAGCGCCGCGGAGAACACGTTGCGCTTGCCGAAGCGGTCCGCCAGTTTCCGCGAGAAGCCGATGCCCACGATCATCATGATGATGCCGCCGGCGTTGAAGACGCTGAAGCCCGAGGTCGGCGCGTCTTCCGGCCAGCGGAACTCGGTCAGGCCGATACTGGTCAGCACGCCGTTCAGGCCGGCAATAAAGCTGTTGAAGCCGCTGTTGTCCAGGAACGCGGCGATGGCCGCCTCGTCCAGGTAGTTTTCGAAGTAGTAGATGTAGGTGCCGCCCTTCAGTGCCAGGGTGATGAACACCAGCACCGTCAGCCCCAGCAGCAGCCACCACGAGCGGTTACTGACCAGGTCGCCCAGGTCCTGCAGCACCGTGGATTTCTGCTCCGGCTCCGGCACGATGCGCTCGCGCGTGGTGAAGAACGTGATCAGGAAAAACACCACGCCGACAATGGAGAACAGCATCATCGTGTTGCGGAAACCCGCCGCCTTGTCGCCATCGCCCAGGATCAGCACCAGCGGCAGCAGCAACACCTGGATGATGAACTGCGCCACCATTACCGCCACGAAACGGTACGAAGACAGGCTGTTGCGGTCCGACATCGAACCTGTCAGCACGCCGGACAGCGCCGAGTACGGCAGGTTGTTGGCCGAGTAGATCAGCACCAGCAGCACGTAGGTGATGAAGGCGTACAAAATCTTGCCCTGCTCATCAAAACCCGGCGTGCTAAACGCCAGCAGCGCGACGATACCGAAGGGCACCGAGGTCCACAGGATCCACGGCCGGAACTTGCCCCAGCGGGTATTCGTCCGATCCGCGATCATGCCCATGATGGGGTTGAAGAAGGCGCCGATCATGCCGCCAACGAAGATGATCGTCGAGGCCGGTCCCGCCGGGATGCCGAAGACATCCGTGTAGAAGAACGCCAGGAAGGTCATCAGCGTCTGGAAAATCAGGTTGGCCGCCAGGTCGCCCAGGCTGTAGCCGACTTTTTCAATAACCGTGAGCCGTTGTGTATCGGTGTTCATGGGGTGATCGCCCTCGTGTTGTTTTGATCGTTGTCGTTCAGTTCAGTGCTTCGTAATCGAACCAGTCGAAATCCGCCGCGCAGTCCTGCCCGGAGGTGTCATGGCAGCACATGCCGACGAACGCGCCGGTGAAACTGCTGCCTTCACCGATGCCCGCTTCGTCCGAGATCAGTGAGTAATTGAGTTTCACTGGCGCTTCCGTCCAGTCCTCGCCGTCCGTGGACCAGGAAAAGCGCAACACCTGGTGGTCGGCCATGGCGCGCAGCCACACCGGGCCCTTGTCGGGCAAGCGGTAGCGCGGTTCCGGATTGCCGGGGTTGTCCGGCTCGCTATCGCTGAGCGGGAAGACGGCGAAGCCATCCCGGTCACCCTCGACGCTCCAGATATCGATGTACCGGCGCCCCTGGTCGTCAACGGAAACGTACAGGTAGTGAAACTTGCCGGCGTTGTAATAGCAGACCAGGCCGGCCAGTTGGTGAATATTTTCGGGCGCGAAATCCATCCGTGTCTCGGCACGATAGACGAACGCATCCTGGCGGCGCGCGACCAGGGCCTGCTCGAACCAGCTTCCGGGCGAGGCCTTGCCGGTCAGTCGCAAGTGACCGGGCCGTGCATCCAGGCTCATGAAACGTTCCGGCTCCGGTGAACGCAGCCACTGAAACTCCATGGGCAGGACCGGCTCATCGAAATCGCGCCTGACCGGGGTCGCCGGCCAGGGGTGCTGCGGCAGGTCCGGCGCCGGTACCTCCAGTGCGGGCTGGCCGTCGCCGACGGCGCCCTCCAGGCGTGGCCAGCCATCTTCACTCCACACCGTTTTCTGCAACGCCGTCTCGCGCCCCAGCGGGCAGCGGCGCAAACCGTCCAGAGGCCGGCCACACAGGTGCACCAGGTAGGTTTCGCCGGACGGCGTGTCAAACAGGTCACCGTGACCGCTACGCTGCAGCGGCAGGTCAGGGTCGTCCTTCGATGTCAGCAGGTAGCCATTGGGGTCGACCTCGTAGGGCCCATGGATATCCCGCGAGCGCGCCACGGTCATGGCGTGGTTATAGCCGGTGCCGCCCTCGGCCGTCACCAGGTAATACCAGTCGTCGCGCCTGTACAGGTGCGGCGCCTCGGTCAGGCCGAGCGCGGTACCGCGGAAGATGTTGGTGATCTCCCCCACCAACCGGCGCTGGTCGTGATCATATTCCTGCAGGTAGACCCCGCCAAACGGGTTGTGGCCGGGACGATGGTCCCAAACCATGTTGACGAACCACTTGCGGCCGTTATCGTCATGAAACAGCGAGGGGTCGAAACCGCTGCTGTTCATGTACACGGGGTCGGACCACTCGCCATCGATGGTCGCGCAGGTGGTCAGGTAGTTGGGCGTGTCCTTGTTCTGGCCACGGTGACGTTTTACATCGGTGTAAATCAGCCAGAACAGGCCATCGGCATGGCTCAGGCACGGCGCCCAGACACCGCAGGAGTCGGGGCTGCCGCGCATGTCCAGCAGCGCGGTGCGGTTCAGTGGCCGCGCGGCCAGTCGCCAGTTTCGCAGGTCGCGAGAGTGATGAATCTGTACACCGGGGTACCACTCGAAGGTCGAGGTCGCGATATAGAAGTCGTCGCCCACCCTGGCGATGGACGGATCCGGATTGAATCCGGGCAGGATGGGGTTGCGAATCTTTGGTTCGCTCATGCAACAGCACCCGATCGTTGTAGGTTGGATTTAGGGTTGAGCCTGTCCGCCAGCGCCTTTTGTTAGCGCTAACACCACGATGGTATCACAGCCCCGATTCCCAGCTACCCCAACCGGGTGAGGCCAGGGCCCGCGCCCGGCCATAGCGGGCCGGGGGGGACTTGATGCCGATCAGTGGCACCCAGGGTGCCGGTGAATATCCGTGACGTTCACCACGCGGCCGTCGGCCACACCCAGTTGCATGCACTGGCCGGAGCGACGGTTGTACCAGATGCCGTACGACGTGTTTCCCGATTTCAGCGTGTCGACGTGGGTAAAGCCCCGCTCACGCATTTCCGAGTCGGCGCTCGAAGCCCTCGTTCCATCCAGGTCCGCCAGGTTTACAGTGCGCGAGTAGTGGTTGCTGTAATCGCGGCCGTATTCTTCCTGGTGATAGCGGTAAGACGTCTCGTGCTCACGCTGATCGGTACCGGAATCAAAACCTTCGCGATAGGCATCGGTGCGGTCGTAGTTATTGTAGGTACGATGATGGAGCGCATCGCGATAGCCGCGGTCAAACTCCGCCTCGTCGTCCTGGTCATCATAGTGATCATCATCGTCGTGAT
The sequence above is drawn from the Marinihelvus fidelis genome and encodes:
- a CDS encoding aldo/keto reductase encodes the protein MKQRTLGKSDILVSEAGLGCWQLGGDFGPVEGERAEAVLRAALEAGIDFWDTADVYGAGLSESRIGEFVRKHAADVTIATKVGRDGELYPTGYTRRKVRASIEGSARRLGVEAVDLVQLHCVPPEVLYDGDLLAWMEDFQRDGLVRAFGASVETLEEAKFACTHPDLASLQIIFNLFRQDAITELFPLAMEKNVGIIVRLPLASGVLAGKMHAGQTFADTDHRQYNRNGEAFSQGETFSGLPFETAVELADALKPLVPEGMDLAQMAMRWILDHPAVTTVIAGASRPDQVTRNAAASDLPALGEALHAELAAFYHQRVREQIRVPV
- a CDS encoding glycoside hydrolase family 5 protein, coding for MPRLHLLLAGLLMLATSPGTLAEQTFSDAPETMAGAPTLSQLSVDGNRFINADGDTVVLRGLSLSDPWHLERQGHWNRAYFEAARAWNAELVRIPVHPGWWREAGHEQYLQWLDQGVQWAGELGMYVIIDWHTIGNPLTGVPHRPNYLTTQEETYYFWHLVANRYRGNPVVAFYELFNEPTNRGGEMGRLPWPEYKAYIEGLVDMIFHIDDTAIPLVAGFDWAYSLEHVRDDPIDFDGIAYVSHPYPQKREPPWQNQWEADWGYVADTYPVIVTEFGYMAEGDRGAHIPVLGDDTYGKAITDYMADKGISWTAWVFDPRWTPNLFTDWDYTPTMQGEFFKKVLAQ
- a CDS encoding endo-1,4-beta-xylanase — translated: MNALKTLTLTFSLAALAAPVRASDEPPALKDVFKDDFHIGVALGEHQILGKEPGTLGLVARQFNAVTAENVMKWAELQPVEGEYDWAAADAMVDFAADNDMYVTGHTLLWHQQTPEWVFQDADGNPASRELLLQRLENHIQAVVGRYKDRVRSWDVVNEAVNDDGSMRDTPWYRILGEDYVTQAFRLAAEADPTATLLYNDYSLFVPAKRDGVVRLMKQVQAAGVKVDGVGLQGHYGLDHPEDMQDLADSIEAFAALGLDSSITELDIAVLPFPSQDHWGADLDVNMELNQQYNPYTQNLPDDIAAAQAERFRLVFEVLLAHADTVERVTFWGVHDGHSWKNGWPMAGRTDYPLLFDRQLQPKPAFWSVVGLKGVSPPSP
- a CDS encoding MFS transporter, giving the protein MNTDTQRLTVIEKVGYSLGDLAANLIFQTLMTFLAFFYTDVFGIPAGPASTIIFVGGMIGAFFNPIMGMIADRTNTRWGKFRPWILWTSVPFGIVALLAFSTPGFDEQGKILYAFITYVLLVLIYSANNLPYSALSGVLTGSMSDRNSLSSYRFVAVMVAQFIIQVLLLPLVLILGDGDKAAGFRNTMMLFSIVGVVFFLITFFTTRERIVPEPEQKSTVLQDLGDLVSNRSWWLLLGLTVLVFITLALKGGTYIYYFENYLDEAAIAAFLDNSGFNSFIAGLNGVLTSIGLTEFRWPEDAPTSGFSVFNAGGIIMMIVGIGFSRKLADRFGKRNVFSAALFVSTLFILVFWWFPPDAMGLVFGAQVLHGFFYGITIPLLWAMIADVADFSEWKHHRRATAIVFSAMICGLKVGLAVGGSLVAGILAHYGYDAALASQSAETVSGIQMAVSVYASLPFFIGVGLMCFYQINKAMESRIEQDLAQRRLTTGAADVTETAG
- a CDS encoding glycoside hydrolase family 43 protein, yielding MSEPKIRNPILPGFNPDPSIARVGDDFYIATSTFEWYPGVQIHHSRDLRNWRLAARPLNRTALLDMRGSPDSCGVWAPCLSHADGLFWLIYTDVKRHRGQNKDTPNYLTTCATIDGEWSDPVYMNSSGFDPSLFHDDNGRKWFVNMVWDHRPGHNPFGGVYLQEYDHDQRRLVGEITNIFRGTALGLTEAPHLYRRDDWYYLVTAEGGTGYNHAMTVARSRDIHGPYEVDPNGYLLTSKDDPDLPLQRSGHGDLFDTPSGETYLVHLCGRPLDGLRRCPLGRETALQKTVWSEDGWPRLEGAVGDGQPALEVPAPDLPQHPWPATPVRRDFDEPVLPMEFQWLRSPEPERFMSLDARPGHLRLTGKASPGSWFEQALVARRQDAFVYRAETRMDFAPENIHQLAGLVCYYNAGKFHYLYVSVDDQGRRYIDIWSVEGDRDGFAVFPLSDSEPDNPGNPEPRYRLPDKGPVWLRAMADHQVLRFSWSTDGEDWTEAPVKLNYSLISDEAGIGEGSSFTGAFVGMCCHDTSGQDCAADFDWFDYEALN